From one Microlunatus sp. Gsoil 973 genomic stretch:
- a CDS encoding SAF domain-containing protein, translated as MTVEEQARQRVPVDSVDKAAPVPSAVRIRSRRNPRWIALGVVAICLGAIASFFLYSQLSQSHQVVAMRQTVHRGTTITAQDVGLVRVGDTGGIATVPASGLDDLVGKVAAFDLVQGSLLPVNAVTNSLPPGHGKAIIGIRADTGRAPDGFLSPGSPVHLVVLPVDVGSGDVSAATGDAGTSGSGESGDTPPGSDGSTEITTVATIPAVVMSTSQLDDGIFLDLELDSGLAADAASFAAQGRVVVVRDSER; from the coding sequence ATGACCGTGGAGGAGCAGGCGCGGCAGCGCGTTCCGGTCGACAGCGTCGACAAGGCGGCACCGGTGCCCTCGGCGGTGAGGATCCGCAGCAGACGGAACCCACGCTGGATTGCTCTCGGCGTGGTCGCCATCTGCCTCGGCGCGATCGCGTCCTTCTTCCTGTACTCGCAGCTGTCGCAATCGCACCAGGTCGTTGCGATGCGGCAGACCGTGCACCGCGGGACGACGATCACCGCGCAGGATGTCGGTTTGGTTCGGGTCGGTGACACCGGTGGCATTGCGACGGTTCCTGCCTCCGGCCTGGACGACCTGGTCGGCAAGGTGGCCGCCTTCGATCTCGTGCAGGGATCGTTGTTGCCGGTCAACGCGGTCACCAACTCGCTGCCGCCCGGCCACGGCAAGGCGATCATCGGCATCCGGGCCGACACCGGCCGGGCGCCGGACGGATTCCTCAGCCCCGGCAGTCCGGTGCATCTGGTCGTGTTGCCCGTGGACGTCGGCTCAGGTGACGTGTCGGCCGCGACCGGGGACGCCGGCACGAGCGGATCGGGCGAGTCAGGCGACACACCTCCCGGCAGCGACGGATCCACGGAGATCACCACGGTCGCGACGATTCCGGCCGTCGTGATGAGCACCAGCCAGTTGGACGACGGCATCTTCCTCGACCTGGAACTCGACTCGGGACTGGCCGCCGACGCGGCCTCGTTCGCCGCCCAGGGCCGGGTCGTGGTGGTGCGGGATTCGGAACGCTGA
- a CDS encoding ABC transporter permease: protein MPMQGSAPSDAAIYQQFTPHRAGLPNLVEYFSELWRRREFAQEMSKARIRGSNDNTVFGTLWLLLDPLLQAAIYFVLISFIRGHGAHSPSPAATIAHLTGALFAFRLCQGCLTSGSRSVTSAGKVLLNTNFPRLLIPLSAVRTAFMRFLPTIPLYLLIHLLAGGKWSIEMLAAVFFLVCLLAFGMGLAALAATLTVYFRDFANFLPYIGRLWMYMSPVLWFPEQMAGRPVGVRALIQVNPMYSMLGGYSELIQKAHWPPLHTWVTAAGWATAAIVVGFLFFISREREFAVRVL, encoded by the coding sequence ATGCCTATGCAGGGCAGTGCACCGTCCGACGCTGCGATCTACCAGCAGTTCACCCCGCACCGGGCCGGGCTGCCCAATCTCGTCGAGTACTTCTCCGAACTGTGGCGACGGCGGGAGTTCGCCCAGGAGATGAGCAAGGCCCGGATCCGCGGGTCCAACGACAACACCGTGTTCGGCACGTTGTGGCTGTTACTCGATCCGCTGCTCCAGGCAGCGATCTATTTCGTCCTGATCAGCTTCATCCGCGGGCACGGCGCCCATTCGCCCAGTCCGGCCGCGACGATCGCCCACCTGACCGGAGCGTTGTTCGCCTTCAGGCTGTGCCAGGGATGCCTGACCAGCGGCTCCCGGTCTGTCACCTCCGCCGGAAAGGTGCTGCTGAACACCAACTTCCCGCGACTGCTGATCCCGCTGTCGGCCGTGCGGACGGCCTTCATGCGGTTCCTGCCCACGATCCCGCTGTACCTGTTGATCCATCTGCTGGCCGGCGGCAAGTGGTCGATCGAGATGCTGGCTGCGGTGTTCTTCCTGGTCTGCCTGCTCGCCTTCGGCATGGGGCTGGCCGCGCTGGCCGCGACACTGACCGTGTACTTCCGGGATTTCGCCAACTTCCTGCCGTACATCGGCCGCCTGTGGATGTACATGTCGCCAGTGCTCTGGTTCCCCGAGCAGATGGCCGGGCGGCCGGTTGGCGTCCGAGCGCTGATCCAGGTCAATCCGATGTACAGCATGCTCGGCGGCTACAGCGAGCTGATCCAGAAGGCGCACTGGCCCCCGTTGCACACCTGGGTGACCGCGGCCGGTTGGGCGACGGCGGCGATCGTCGTAGGATTCCTGTTCTTCATCTCCAGGGAGCGTGAGTTCGCTGTCCGTGTCCTCTGA
- a CDS encoding RNA polymerase sigma factor — protein sequence MTFACTGQSRFALVDALNAEWDDLGQDRFLGPQCRSVISRWARQTPVLHDCRTTTDVLDAIRSDPDPVLAALIGIHQAHRTDGTAGGDHLAGRILLQTMLGKIVTMAARDGHHGVEEYVGQLWARIAGYPLVHRPRRIAANLALDTLKAVTRDSADAEPIRTVPVTPAELELVGLRPGAYGLGEGFGGSDQAAGDGIVGLSARRVLRTAHRLDLIDEPTRRLLLSVYADGLSSAAAAERHGLTPATVRFRCSRAIRRMAQHAITLAEAA from the coding sequence GTGACATTCGCGTGTACCGGTCAGTCCCGCTTCGCCCTGGTCGACGCTCTCAACGCCGAATGGGACGACCTCGGTCAGGACCGCTTCCTCGGACCCCAGTGCCGCTCGGTGATCTCGCGGTGGGCGAGACAGACCCCCGTCCTTCACGACTGCCGTACGACGACTGATGTGTTGGACGCGATCCGTTCGGACCCCGACCCCGTGCTGGCCGCATTGATCGGCATCCATCAAGCGCACCGCACCGACGGCACCGCCGGCGGTGATCACCTGGCCGGCCGCATTCTCCTGCAGACCATGCTCGGCAAGATCGTCACGATGGCCGCCCGGGACGGGCATCACGGCGTCGAGGAGTATGTGGGTCAGCTCTGGGCGCGGATCGCCGGCTATCCGTTGGTCCACCGGCCCCGGCGGATCGCCGCCAATCTTGCGCTCGACACGCTCAAGGCGGTGACTCGCGACAGTGCGGACGCCGAGCCGATACGGACCGTGCCGGTGACGCCTGCCGAGCTCGAGCTGGTTGGCCTCAGACCCGGGGCGTACGGACTCGGTGAAGGATTCGGTGGATCGGACCAGGCCGCCGGTGACGGGATCGTGGGCCTGAGTGCTCGCCGCGTCCTCCGCACGGCGCACCGGCTCGACCTGATCGACGAACCTACCCGTCGCCTGCTGCTCAGCGTCTACGCCGACGGGCTGTCCAGCGCGGCCGCGGCCGAGCGCCATGGCTTGACCCCGGCAACTGTCAGGTTCCGCTGTAGCAGGGCGATTCGCAGAATGGCCCAGCACGCGATCACGCTCGCCGAGGCAGCATGA